A genomic window from Quercus lobata isolate SW786 chromosome 10, ValleyOak3.0 Primary Assembly, whole genome shotgun sequence includes:
- the LOC115965210 gene encoding probably inactive leucine-rich repeat receptor-like protein kinase At5g48380, protein MLRISQTQMLLNARALVLLHILVCSLLPGTFSLRSGTLSDISCLKSITDSFEDPLNSVKSSWTFNKLKEGSFCGYVGVTCWNSFRVRGLDLANKGLKGEFPRGLVNCSELLMLDLSVPDFVSRDTITSESYVNNSGLCGGPLDCCKNDGGCSFEGSFKIGFKLGFILFCSLVINTYILWCDPVRIVTSYKKNETMPTKTTVLNLEERRKNKGKQVDQITPLPTKGLHQEEIIPVPELERLVSIMNIIELSEATGNFSIGNVIGFGKIGMMYKGVLSNGRPSAIKRLLNSQCFEKQFISELLALGRLRHNNIVPLLGYCIEGKEKLLVYKYISNGNLYDWLHVAKGKHKILEWPLRIKIAMGIVRGLVWLHHKCNFRVVHLNLCSNSILLDQNFEPKISNFGESIISNFGGEMFKNPRGNNIFIGSDVWELGYVKKDVYDFGILLLELIIGKESIEINNYANKSNENLVDWIAHLLNSSDLYNVIDESLIGRGFEDEIFELLRIAYTCLQLFPSKRPTTLELYNTIRIFGERYCLTNDSEILRQSEIATASTICEIVEVEIT, encoded by the exons ATGCTGCGAATATCTCAAACCCAAATGCTTCTTAATGCAAGAGCTCTGGTTTTGCTCCACATTCTTGTCTGCTCATTATTGCCAGGTACATTTAGCCTGAGGTCTGGTACCCTGAGTGATATCTCTTGCTTGAAATCAATTACAGATTCCTTTGAGGACCCTCTCAATAGCGTAAAATCTTCTTGGACTTTCAACAAACTTAAAGAAGGTTCTTTCTGTGGGTATGTTGGGGTCACTTGTTGGAACTCATTTAGGGTACGAGGTTTAGATCTAGCTAACAAGGGGCTCAAGGGCGAGTTCCCTAGGGGCCTTGTGAACTGCAGCGAACTATTAATGTTAGACCTTTCAG TGCCAGACTTTGTCAGCAGGGATACAATCACGTCTGAGAGCTATGTAAATAATAGTGGACTTTGTGGAGGGCCTTTGGATTGCTGTAAAAATGATGGTGGATGTTCCTTTGAAGGTTCATTCAAAATTGGATTTAAACTTGGTTTTATACTGTTTTGCTCTCTTGtaataaatacatatattttatgGTGCGATCCGGTGAGAATCGTGACATCATATAAGAAGAATGAAACGATGCCCACAAAGACAACAGTGTTGAACTTGGAGGAGCGTAGGAAGAACAAGGGTAAACAAGTTGATCAAATTACCCCATTGCCAACCAAGGGCCTTCATCAAGAAGAAATCATACCG GTTCCAGAGTTGGAGAGACTGGTTAGTATAATGAACATTATAGAACTTAGTGAGGCAACTGGCAATTTCAGCATAGGCAATGTCATTGGGTTTGGAAAGATCGGAATGATGTACAAGGGAGTGCTTTCAAATGGTCGGCCTTCTGCGATCAAGAGGTTACTTAATTCTCAATGTTTTGAGAAACAGTTTATTTCTGAGCTATTGGCTCTAGGTAGATTGAGACACAATAACATAGTTCCTCTTTTAGGATACTGTATAGAAGGCAAGGAAAAGCTTTTAGTGTACAAATATATATCGAATGGTAACCTTTATGATTGGCTACATGTAGCGAAAGGCAAGCATAAGATCTTGGAATGGCCTTTGAGGATAAAAATTGCTATGGGGATAGTAAGAGGCCTAGTATGGCTTCACCATAAATGCAATTTCCGAGTGGTCCATCTTAACTTGTGTTCAAACTCTATCTTACTTGATCAGAATTTTGAGCCCAAGATATCGAATTTCGGTGAGTcaataatatcaaattttggtggggaaaTGTTCAAGAACCCAAGAGGCAATAACATTTTTATAGGCAGTGATGTTTGGGAGTTGGGGTATGTAAAAAAGGATGTCTACGACTTTGGAATTTTGCTTCTTGAGCTAATTATAGGGAAGGAATCCattgaaattaataattatgcCAACAAATCAAATGAGAATTTGGTTGATTGGATTGCTCATCTTTTGAACTCTTCTGATCTCTACAATGTGATTGATGAATCTTTGATTGGTAGAGGATTTGAAGATGAAATCTTTGAGTTACTTAGAATTGCATATACTTGTCTTCAGCTCTTTCCTAGTAAAAGGCCGACCACGCTTGAACTATACAATACAATACGTATTTTTGGGGAAAGATATTGCCTCACAAATGACTCTGAGATATTGAGACAATCTGAAATTGCCACTGCAAGTACCATTTGTGAAATTGTAGAGGTCGAAATTACATAG